The stretch of DNA CTATCACATTGATGGCACGAACGCTTTTCGCATATTTAATGGTGAGGGAGATGGGATAGGCGGGTTAACGATTGATAATTATCATGGCCATCTGTTAATCCAATGGTATTCTGAAGGGATTTATCATTATCGACCATATATCATCGATGCGATTAAAAAGGTTTTTCACTATGATTCTGTTTATGAGAAAACACGGTTCAAGCATCAATCGATTGAAGGGGGCTTCGTTGCAGGTCAAGCACCAGAATTTCCAATTGTCATTGAAGAAAACCATACTTTTTACAACGTACACCTTGATGACGGGCCAATGACGGGGATTTTCTTAGACCAAAAGGATGTTCGAAAAAAATTAAGAGATTATTATTCAGAAGGGCGTAAAGTTCTGAATTTATTTAGCTATACAGGCGCATTTTCTGTGATTGCAGCAACTGGAGGCGCTCAGACAACGAGTGTGGATTTAGCGAATCGTTCTCGTCAATACACCGAAGAAAACTTTGGACTCAACGGCATCGCACCGCAATCACATGCCATTTTTGTGATGGATACATTTGATTTTTATAAATATGCACAGCGTCATCAGTTGCGTTACGATACCATTGTTATTGATCCACCAAGTTTTGCGCGTAATAAAAAGAAAGTATTTTCTGTGACTAAAGATTACCACCATTTAATTGAAGGGGCTTTAAAGATACTCACACGTGGAGGGACATTAGTGCTCAGTACGAATCATAGTACATACACGTTGAAGGCTTTTAAAAACATGGTGAAGCATACAATTGAACAACAAGGGTATACGTATCAAATGAAAGAGGTCATGGGTTTACCAAAAGATTTTAAAACACATGCCGCTTACAAACCTTCTAAATACTTAAAAGTGGTTTTTGTGACAATTGAACCATAAGTTGATAATGCGTGCAAAAAAATTCGGAAAGAGGAGGAAGTTGAAAATGGGTATATCGAAAAAAATTTCAGACGTATTAGGCCATAAAGTTTTAAATATCGAAAAGGTTGATAAAAAGGGTGGCCTTCCAACGACAGATACAGAATTACATGAAAGACGTCAACGGGCAGAACGTATTGTTAAAAAGAAAGCATTATTGTCTTCCACTGCAACAGTTGTCCCAATTCCTGGATTTGACTTTGGTGTGGATATGAAATTGATGCGTGATGTGATTGAAGATATTAACAAAATTTATGGACTTGATCATAAACAAGTCAACCAAATGAGTGACGATTTAAAAAATAGAATTCTCATATCCGCTGGTATACAAGGAAGCCAATTAATAGGAAAGAAAGTTTCAAGTGGCTTGTTAAAAGTATTTGTACGTGATGTGGCCAAGCGTACAGCAGCTAAACAGACACGGTGGTTTCCAATTGTCGGTCAAGCTGTGTCAGCATCGATTAGTTATTATTTTATGATTAAAGTAGGGAAAGACCATATTCAAAAATGTGAAAATGTCATTAAATCCTTATAGGTATTTGTGTGCTTTTTCACAAAATTAAGCGTAAAGACGTTTAAAAACGTATCGTTGAGCATTTACGAATTGAATTTAAATATAGAATTTGGTAATGTTATGCTGTATAGCGAATTAAATTATAATTTAAGCTAGTCAATCTAGAATTAGAAGGAGTAAGATAAAAGATGGAACAACAATCATATGTAATTATTGACGAAACAGGTATTCACGCACGTCCAGCAACAATGCTTGTTCAAACTGCATCAAAGTTTGATTCAGATATTCAACTTGAATATAATGCGAAAAAAGTTAATTTAAAATCAATCATGGGTGTAATGAGCTTAGGTGTGGGTAAAGATGCAGAAATCACGAT from Staphylococcus lutrae encodes:
- a CDS encoding phosphocarrier protein HPr, coding for MEQQSYVIIDETGIHARPATMLVQTASKFDSDIQLEYNAKKVNLKSIMGVMSLGVGKDAEITIYADGSDEKEAINAITEVLSKEGLTK
- a CDS encoding DUF697 domain-containing protein — translated: MGISKKISDVLGHKVLNIEKVDKKGGLPTTDTELHERRQRAERIVKKKALLSSTATVVPIPGFDFGVDMKLMRDVIEDINKIYGLDHKQVNQMSDDLKNRILISAGIQGSQLIGKKVSSGLLKVFVRDVAKRTAAKQTRWFPIVGQAVSASISYYFMIKVGKDHIQKCENVIKSL
- a CDS encoding class I SAM-dependent rRNA methyltransferase, with protein sequence MKTAILNKGKEEKYFNQYPLIEEADLFQQDDLEEGDLFKLLTSTHRYVATCYVGRQHKGLGWVLTYREDEEINRTYFETRFAEAREVREYFYHIDGTNAFRIFNGEGDGIGGLTIDNYHGHLLIQWYSEGIYHYRPYIIDAIKKVFHYDSVYEKTRFKHQSIEGGFVAGQAPEFPIVIEENHTFYNVHLDDGPMTGIFLDQKDVRKKLRDYYSEGRKVLNLFSYTGAFSVIAATGGAQTTSVDLANRSRQYTEENFGLNGIAPQSHAIFVMDTFDFYKYAQRHQLRYDTIVIDPPSFARNKKKVFSVTKDYHHLIEGALKILTRGGTLVLSTNHSTYTLKAFKNMVKHTIEQQGYTYQMKEVMGLPKDFKTHAAYKPSKYLKVVFVTIEP